One part of the Gossypium raimondii isolate GPD5lz chromosome 1, ASM2569854v1, whole genome shotgun sequence genome encodes these proteins:
- the LOC105784785 gene encoding protein SHI RELATED SEQUENCE 5, with translation MAGLFYLGGREADTGNKQEEDKEESLYLYRNEEIYNKGFEIWPQYYYQQQQQQQQENVNTISFGAGPSRRARGFNLSDEPSSRSVGFTVMKHGGMNCQDCGNQAKKDCAHMRCRTCCKSRGFQCQTHVKSTWVPAAKRRERQQQLAALQHHQQHEDQFRGENPKRLRENQGSPSLACTRLSPTTSGLELGQFPPEVSSPAVFRCVKVSAMDDEDEEFAYQTAVNIAGHVFKGILYDQGPESHYTGGGESSQQLNLITAAVTTAETARTTTTAAISSNPATSMLDPSLYPAPLNAFIAGTQFFPPPRS, from the exons ATGGCTGGCTTGTTCTATCTAGGTGGACGAGAAGCAGACACTGGAAATaaacaagaagaagataaagaagAGAGCCTGTATTTGTATAGGAACGAGGAGATCTACAACAAGGGTTTTGAGATATGGCCGCAGTATTATtaccaacaacaacaacagcagCAGCAGGAAAACGTGAACACCATCTCGTTTGGAGCGGGCCCTAGTCGAAGAGCTAGAGGGTTTAACTTGTCTGATGAGCCGTCTTCGAGATCAGTAGGGTTTACTGTTATGAAACATGGGGGCATGAATTGCCAAGATTGTGGAAACCAAGCTAAGAAAGATTGTGCACATATGAGATGTAGGACTTGTTGTAAAAGTAGAGGGTTTCAGTGCCAAACTCACGTTAAGAGCACTTGGGTTCCTGCTGCTAAAAGGCGAGAGAGGCAACAACAACTCGCAGCTTTGCAGCACCACCAACAACATGAAGACCAGTTTCGTGGAGAGAACCCCAAAAGGCTGAGAGAGAATCAAGGTTCTCCGTCTCTTGCCTGCACTCGACTGTCCCCCACTACATCAG GGTTGGAATTGGGTCAATTCCCTCCCGAAGTGAGTTCTCCTGCTGTCTTCCGCTGTGTGAAAGTAAGCGCTATGGACGATGAAGATGAGGAGTTCGCTTATCAAACGGCGGTGAATATAGCAGGGCATGTATTCAAAGGGATTCTTTACGATCAAGGCCCTGAAAGCCATTACACCGGTGGCGGTGAATCCTCTCAGCAACTCAATCTCATCACCGCCGCAGTTACCACAGCAGAAACTGCTAGAACCACAACAACCGCCGCCATTTCGAGCAATCCAGCAACGAGTATGCTAGACCCTTCGCTTTATCCAGCTCCACTTAACGCTTTCATTGCTGGTACGCAATTCTTCCCACCTCCAAGGTCTTGA